GACCGTCATGCCGATGTGGAGGTCCACCGGACTGACCCCGAAGGCCCGGCCCATCTGGGGCATGGCCGTGGCGATGATGGTGCCGTCCAGGTTCTCCATGAAGAAGGCCCCGGCCACCAGGGCCACACCAAAGCGGGGATCGCGGGCTGAAATCGCCATGGTGGGATTCTCGCGCAGGCGATGGGAAACCGGATAGGGGAGATTCAAGCCTCTGCACCCTTGATTCCCCCGGCCCGGGGAGCGCAACCTGGGCGGAGCCCATCCGGAGGCCCGACCATGCTGCCCGAACTCGCCCCCCTCGCCCTGACCTACGCCACCAGCGCCCGCTTCCTGGGGAATCTGCTGGACGACTTCACTCCGGCGGACTGGTACCTCACCGATGCCCAGGGCCACCAGCCCCGATGGATCGTCGGCCACCTGGCGGCCTCACGCCTCAAGCTGGCGGCGGCCCTGGGCAGCCCCCTGGAGCCTGTGGCGTGGGAGGCCTGTTTCGCACGCGGAACCTCGCTCCTGGACATCCCGCAGGAGCTCCAGGGCCCTGAATGCCTGGAGGTGTTCAGGCAGACCCAGGCGGCCCTGGAGTCCCGCTGGGAGGGCCTGATCCCCGCGGATCTGGAGCGGCCCATAGGCCGCACACTCCCCAACGGCAGCGACACCGTTCGGGGCATGGTCGCCTTCCTGGCTTGGCACGAGGCCTACCACCTTGGCCAGCTGGGTCTCCTGAGGCGGCTGGCGGGCAAGGCAGGGCTGGCCTGATCAGGCCAGCATGTTCACCTGGGTGCCACTGGCCGCAGCCTGCAGACTCACATTCCCGCCCTGGTTGTACTGGCCTGAGGCCTGGGCTTGCTGCTGCTGATACTGCTGGATCTCATCGGGCGTGACCACGCCGTCCCCGTTGAGGTCCATGGGATCATAGCTGACCTTCTTGCTAGAGCTAGTGGAGTTGGTGCTGGAGGAAGAGGTGGCGGACTGGACCGCCTGGGAAGCACCTCCGCTCTGGACGCCGCTGATCTGCATGGCTCCCTCCTGGAGGGTCAATATGGGTCCTGAGCGGGCGTACAGCCAGCCCGAGCCGCCCAATCGCCCACAAGGATCGCCGAATGGACATTGCGCCCCCCTCACGACTTTGCCCCGGATCGGATGAGGCCGCCCGCCCCCAAGTGGTCTACCCTGGAGCCATGCCCCCCACAGCCGTGCTCCTGCTCAACCTGGGCGGTCCCGCTACCCTGGAGGAGGTGCGCCCATTCCTCCTGAACCTCTTCCGGGACCGCGAGATCATCAAGCTGGGGCCGCCTCTGCTCCAGCCCCTCATCGCCCGGATCATCGTGGCCTCGCGCCTCAGGGAGGTCCGGGAGCGCTACGACCTCATCGGCGGCGGAAGCCCCATCCTCCGGGAGACCCGGGCCCAGGCCGCGGCCCTGGAGGAGTCCCTGGCCCGGGCAGGAAGCCCCATGGAGGTCCATCCAGTCTTCCGCTATGCCCCTCCCAGGGCCAGGGACATCCTCCGGGAATTGGCCGCCCGGGGCATCCGCCGCCTGCTCCCCGTCACGCTCTACCCCCAGGCCTGCCGGGCCACCACCGGCTCCAGCCTGAGCGAACTCAGGCGCGAGGCGGCTGCCCTGGACCTGGAACTCCTGCCGGGGGTGCAGTCCTATGCCACCGATCCAGGCTATCTCGACGCCCTGGAGGGACTCCTCCGGAGCACCCTGGCCGAGGCCCCCGGGGCGACGGTGGTCTTCAGCGCCCACAGCCTGCCGCTGAGCCAGATCCGGGCAGGGGATCCCTATGAGG
The sequence above is drawn from the uncultured Holophaga sp. genome and encodes:
- a CDS encoding DinB family protein; translation: MLPELAPLALTYATSARFLGNLLDDFTPADWYLTDAQGHQPRWIVGHLAASRLKLAAALGSPLEPVAWEACFARGTSLLDIPQELQGPECLEVFRQTQAALESRWEGLIPADLERPIGRTLPNGSDTVRGMVAFLAWHEAYHLGQLGLLRRLAGKAGLA
- the hemH gene encoding ferrochelatase; translation: MPPTAVLLLNLGGPATLEEVRPFLLNLFRDREIIKLGPPLLQPLIARIIVASRLREVRERYDLIGGGSPILRETRAQAAALEESLARAGSPMEVHPVFRYAPPRARDILRELAARGIRRLLPVTLYPQACRATTGSSLSELRREAAALDLELLPGVQSYATDPGYLDALEGLLRSTLAEAPGATVVFSAHSLPLSQIRAGDPYEAETRATVEALKSRLGELPGGCRLAYQSKVGPVAWLEPSLDSTLQELAGREVVVMPVSFVSEHIETLFELDIQYRNLAARCGIRRYLRVPVLGINKLYISTLTRLTQEGLP